A genomic segment from Streptomyces sp. NBC_00459 encodes:
- a CDS encoding serine/threonine-protein kinase: MQFERTGVPGYEIAEVLGQGGFATVYRARQLTVGREVALKMDSRVLDTDRDRQRFLREVTAAGQLSGHPHVVAVYDAGVLDNGRPYMVLELCPGGSLGDRLHQQGPLSAAEARDIGVRIADALAAAHASGVLHRDIKPGNIMIDRYGSVGLADFGLAAMPRPGQELSVTREALTPAYAPPEAFRLAEPTPAGDVYSLAATIYALVQGRPPHFPAEGSLGIAEVIVRHTWPLPDLPGVNPSFTEVLRHAMAPDPADRLPSAVALRDALAAVDLTGAGDATSVPVPVPVLAPTLAPSAALPTTVLPSAATPRRTKVSVRLSVAAVAVVVVGTGGTMAYRYLPPSTTEAPAGGSSASASASGTGGAAQDANAGFGVPTTTEDCPATGVAGMRGRCTTTAECWGGMVVTVGVVAVNRSDCLVSHPWETFAIAPLPSDGMTNNQRELEAHPDVLRLCSPKVLAASRHGDALKIDPARWTIDVLPPTESQYADGLRVMRCVATITGEESTGAHFRPRQ, encoded by the coding sequence ATGCAGTTCGAACGTACGGGCGTGCCCGGTTACGAGATCGCCGAGGTGCTCGGCCAGGGCGGGTTCGCCACCGTGTACCGGGCCCGGCAACTGACCGTGGGCCGCGAGGTCGCCCTCAAGATGGACAGCCGGGTACTGGACACCGACCGCGACCGGCAGCGGTTCCTGCGCGAGGTCACCGCGGCCGGTCAACTGTCGGGCCACCCGCACGTGGTGGCGGTGTACGACGCCGGGGTCCTCGACAACGGCCGCCCGTACATGGTCCTGGAGCTGTGCCCCGGCGGCTCGCTCGGCGACCGGCTCCACCAACAGGGCCCACTCTCCGCCGCCGAGGCGCGGGACATCGGCGTACGCATCGCCGACGCGCTGGCCGCGGCCCACGCCTCCGGCGTACTCCACCGCGACATCAAGCCCGGCAACATCATGATCGACCGGTACGGCAGTGTCGGCCTCGCCGACTTCGGGCTGGCCGCGATGCCCCGCCCCGGCCAGGAACTGTCGGTCACCCGGGAGGCGTTGACACCCGCGTACGCCCCGCCGGAGGCGTTCCGGCTGGCCGAGCCGACCCCCGCCGGTGACGTGTACTCCCTCGCCGCCACGATCTACGCCCTCGTGCAGGGCAGACCCCCGCACTTCCCGGCGGAGGGCAGCCTCGGCATCGCGGAGGTCATCGTCCGGCACACCTGGCCCCTGCCGGACCTCCCTGGAGTGAACCCCAGCTTCACCGAGGTCCTCCGCCATGCCATGGCCCCGGACCCCGCCGACCGGCTGCCGAGCGCGGTGGCGCTCAGGGACGCGCTGGCCGCCGTGGACCTGACCGGAGCGGGCGACGCGACCTCCGTTCCTGTTCCCGTTCCGGTTCTCGCGCCCACTCTCGCTCCGTCTGCGGCCCTGCCCACCACCGTCTTGCCCTCCGCCGCCACCCCGCGCCGGACGAAGGTGAGCGTGCGGCTGTCCGTCGCTGCCGTGGCGGTGGTCGTCGTCGGTACGGGCGGGACGATGGCCTACCGGTACCTGCCGCCGTCGACGACCGAGGCACCCGCCGGTGGATCCTCCGCTTCCGCTTCCGCTTCTGGTACGGGTGGGGCGGCCCAGGACGCGAACGCCGGTTTCGGCGTCCCGACGACGACCGAGGACTGCCCGGCGACCGGCGTCGCCGGTATGCGCGGCCGCTGCACCACGACCGCCGAATGCTGGGGCGGCATGGTCGTCACCGTCGGCGTCGTCGCCGTGAACCGCTCCGACTGCCTGGTGTCACACCCGTGGGAGACCTTCGCGATAGCCCCGCTCCCGTCCGACGGGATGACCAACAACCAGCGCGAGCTGGAGGCCCACCCGGACGTGCTCAGACTCTGCTCGCCCAAGGTCCTGGCCGCGTCCAGACACGGCGACGCGCTCAAGATCGACCCCGCCCGCTGGACCATCGACGTGCTCCCGCCCACCGAGTCCCAGTACGCCGACGGTCTGCGCGTCATGCGCTGCGTGGCCACGATCACCGGGGAAGAGTCGACGGGGGCGCACTTCCGGCCCCGGCAGTGA
- a CDS encoding LLM class flavin-dependent oxidoreductase, translating into MPVEFLGIAATNDGSETTPRSGAAFDREYTLRLARAHEDHGWDRVLFAYGSGSPDPAPAAAYIASRLERLQILLAHRPNVSYPTFAAKTFATLDQISDGRLTVHFITGGNDREQGREGDTLTKDERYARTREYIRIVKKIWTTHEPFDHEGDHYRFHDFVSDVFPVQQPRPNVSFGGSSPAAYAAGGAEADIYCLWGEPLERTAEQIEAVKAAARAAGRTEVPRIQVAFRPIIAPTEELAWEKAHRTVGAIKARKQRGESISRRHAGDAQPQNSGSQRLIAIAEAGERYDRALWTPTAAATGGAGNSNALVGTPETVARALLDYYDLGVDILSARGYDLLGDAIDFGRHVIPIVREEVAKRDAERAARGAQVLAAAVNA; encoded by the coding sequence ATGCCCGTGGAATTCCTTGGCATCGCCGCGACCAACGACGGCTCCGAAACCACCCCGCGCTCCGGCGCCGCCTTCGACAGGGAGTACACGCTCCGGCTCGCCCGTGCGCACGAGGACCACGGCTGGGACCGGGTGCTGTTCGCCTACGGGTCCGGCTCGCCCGATCCCGCGCCGGCCGCCGCGTACATCGCGAGCAGGCTGGAGCGGCTCCAGATCCTGCTGGCCCACCGCCCCAACGTCTCCTACCCGACCTTCGCCGCCAAGACGTTCGCCACCCTCGACCAGATCAGCGACGGCCGCCTGACCGTGCACTTCATCACCGGCGGCAACGACCGGGAACAGGGCCGCGAGGGCGACACCCTCACCAAGGACGAGCGGTACGCCCGCACCCGCGAGTACATCCGGATCGTCAAGAAGATCTGGACCACCCACGAGCCCTTCGACCACGAGGGCGACCACTACCGCTTCCACGACTTCGTCAGCGACGTCTTCCCCGTCCAACAGCCGCGCCCGAACGTCTCGTTCGGCGGTTCCTCGCCCGCCGCGTACGCCGCCGGGGGTGCCGAGGCCGACATCTACTGCCTCTGGGGCGAGCCGCTGGAGAGGACCGCCGAGCAGATCGAGGCGGTGAAGGCCGCCGCCAGGGCGGCGGGCCGCACCGAAGTGCCGCGTATCCAGGTGGCGTTCCGCCCGATCATCGCCCCGACCGAGGAACTGGCCTGGGAGAAGGCCCACCGTACGGTCGGCGCCATCAAGGCCCGCAAGCAGCGGGGCGAGTCGATCAGCAGGCGCCACGCCGGGGACGCCCAACCGCAGAACTCGGGCTCGCAGCGACTGATAGCCATAGCCGAGGCGGGCGAGCGCTACGACCGTGCCCTGTGGACCCCGACCGCCGCCGCCACCGGTGGCGCGGGCAACTCCAACGCTCTGGTCGGCACCCCGGAGACCGTGGCCCGGGCACTCCTCGACTACTACGACCTCGGCGTCGACATCCTCTCCGCCCGCGGGTACGACCTGCTGGGCGACGCCATCGACTTCGGCCGGCACGTCATCCCGATCGTCCGCGAGGAGGTCGCCAAGCGTGACGCCGAGCGTGCGGCACGGGGTGCGCAGGTGCTCGCGGCGGCGGTGAACGCATGA
- a CDS encoding GNAT family N-acetyltransferase: MTSVAQPPQRTSDVTVRHVTVSDPLVEPLLRELGDEYSSRYGKDAHAELARYPDEEFTTAYGGVLLLLLEHGEPVAGGAFRRYDAGTAELKRIWTHSAHRRRGLARRVVDELEREASARGYRRIRLTTGPRQPEARGLYLATGYTPLFDTAADPETIGKLPFEKHLA; the protein is encoded by the coding sequence ATGACCTCCGTCGCACAACCACCGCAGAGGACAAGTGATGTGACGGTACGTCATGTCACCGTGTCCGACCCCCTCGTGGAGCCCCTGCTGCGTGAGCTCGGCGACGAGTACTCCTCCCGCTACGGCAAGGACGCCCACGCCGAACTCGCCCGCTATCCCGACGAGGAGTTCACGACGGCGTACGGCGGTGTCCTGCTCCTGCTCCTCGAACACGGCGAGCCGGTCGCGGGCGGCGCGTTCCGCCGGTACGACGCGGGCACGGCGGAGCTGAAGCGGATCTGGACGCACTCCGCCCACCGGCGCCGCGGCCTGGCCCGCCGGGTCGTCGACGAACTGGAGCGCGAGGCGTCAGCGCGCGGCTACCGGCGGATCCGCCTCACCACAGGTCCCCGCCAGCCCGAAGCCCGCGGCCTCTACCTGGCCACCGGCTACACACCGCTCTTCGACACGGCGGCCGACCCGGAAACCATCGGCAAGCTCCCCTTCGAAAAGCACCTCGCGTAG
- a CDS encoding amino acid ABC transporter permease, whose translation MGLTTDRAAPPGDTEASPASPPPPSPDDPASLKIVPVRHYARWAAAVAVVVLLAQFAHGLFTNPVWEWGVFRDYVLSETIVQAVGVTLQLTAYAAVLGFLFGTVLAFMRLSRSPVLQTVAWTYIWIFRSIPMIVQLVFWFNLGALYDRLGVGIPFGPVFWSVDSNTLIGTIGAAIIGLTLHQAAYSAEIVRGGVIAVDQGQLEAAAALGIPRLRQIRRIVLPQAMRAILPTAGNEIVGLLKGTSVVYVMAIGELFYQVQVIYGRNGRVIPLLLVATAWYVVLTSLLTVVQYYVERHYARGADRTPPPTPLQRVRRFVRDLRAAAAQRGGPVVPLNLAGGKR comes from the coding sequence ATGGGCCTCACCACCGACCGAGCCGCGCCACCCGGCGACACCGAGGCCTCGCCCGCCTCGCCACCCCCGCCCAGTCCGGACGACCCGGCCTCGCTCAAGATCGTCCCCGTCCGTCACTACGCCCGATGGGCGGCGGCCGTCGCCGTGGTCGTGCTGCTCGCGCAGTTCGCACACGGGCTGTTCACCAACCCGGTGTGGGAGTGGGGTGTCTTCCGCGACTACGTGCTGTCCGAGACGATCGTCCAGGCGGTCGGCGTGACCCTCCAACTCACGGCGTACGCAGCGGTGTTGGGCTTCCTGTTCGGCACGGTCCTGGCCTTCATGCGACTGTCGAGGAGCCCGGTGCTGCAGACCGTCGCCTGGACCTACATCTGGATCTTCCGCTCGATCCCGATGATCGTCCAGCTGGTGTTCTGGTTCAACCTGGGGGCCCTGTACGACCGGTTGGGCGTCGGTATCCCCTTCGGGCCGGTGTTCTGGTCCGTCGACAGCAACACCCTGATCGGCACCATCGGCGCCGCGATCATCGGACTGACGCTGCATCAGGCCGCGTACTCCGCCGAGATCGTCCGGGGCGGTGTCATCGCCGTCGACCAGGGCCAGTTGGAGGCCGCCGCCGCGCTGGGCATCCCCCGGCTGCGGCAGATCCGGCGGATCGTGCTCCCGCAGGCGATGCGGGCCATCCTGCCCACGGCGGGCAACGAGATCGTCGGCCTGCTCAAGGGCACCTCGGTCGTCTACGTGATGGCGATCGGCGAGCTCTTCTACCAGGTCCAGGTGATCTACGGACGCAACGGCCGGGTGATCCCGCTGCTGTTGGTCGCCACCGCCTGGTACGTCGTACTCACCTCCCTGCTGACGGTCGTCCAGTACTACGTGGAGCGTCACTACGCCCGGGGCGCCGACCGCACCCCGCCGCCCACCCCGCTCCAGCGCGTACGGCGCTTCGTACGCGACCTGCGTGCCGCAGCTGCCCAGCGCGGCGGGCCGGTCGTCCCCCTGAACCTCGCCGGAGGCAAGCGATGA
- a CDS encoding amino acid ABC transporter ATP-binding protein — protein sequence MSDVTDVTDATGVMVDVRGVHKSFGPLEVLRGVDLQVRAGEVTVILGPSGSGKSTLLRTINHLEKVNRGWISIDGELIGYRRSGDKLHELRERDVLKQRTHIGFVFQNFNLFPHLTVLENLVEAPVSALRRPRKEAVATAERLLDRVGLTDKKDAYPRQLSGGQQQRVAIARALALEPKVLLFDEPTSALDPELVGEVLDVIKDLASTGTTMIVVTHEIGFAREVADTVVFMDGGVIVEQGTPTAVLDAPQHERTRAFLSKVL from the coding sequence ATGAGCGACGTGACCGATGTGACCGATGCGACCGGCGTGATGGTCGATGTCCGGGGCGTGCACAAGAGCTTCGGCCCGCTGGAGGTGCTGCGCGGCGTAGACCTCCAGGTCCGCGCGGGCGAGGTCACCGTGATCCTCGGCCCCTCCGGTTCGGGCAAGTCCACCCTGCTGCGGACCATCAACCACCTGGAGAAGGTCAACCGCGGCTGGATCAGCATCGACGGGGAGCTGATCGGCTACCGGCGCTCCGGCGACAAACTGCACGAGCTGCGGGAGAGGGACGTACTGAAGCAGCGGACGCACATCGGGTTCGTCTTCCAGAACTTCAACCTCTTTCCGCACCTCACCGTGCTGGAGAACCTCGTCGAGGCGCCCGTGTCCGCGCTGCGCCGCCCGCGCAAGGAGGCCGTCGCCACCGCCGAGCGGCTCCTCGACCGGGTCGGTCTCACCGACAAGAAGGACGCCTATCCACGGCAGTTGTCCGGCGGGCAGCAGCAGCGCGTCGCCATCGCCCGGGCACTCGCCCTCGAACCCAAGGTGCTCCTCTTCGACGAGCCCACCTCGGCCCTCGACCCGGAACTGGTCGGCGAAGTCCTCGACGTCATCAAGGACTTGGCGAGCACCGGCACCACCATGATCGTCGTGACCCACGAGATCGGCTTCGCCCGCGAGGTCGCCGACACCGTGGTGTTCATGGACGGCGGAGTCATCGTCGAACAGGGCACGCCCACGGCGGTCCTGGACGCCCCGCAGCACGAACGTACCCGCGCGTTCCTCTCCAAGGTCCTCTGA
- a CDS encoding ABC transporter substrate-binding protein, with protein sequence MSINLARRSTAAALGLASALVLAACANPSDGGTTEVAATKGAGSGTKINLSPDQNRVTTGKVDSIAAELPAKIRERGTLEIVASSGSAAPLGFYATDNKTRIGVESDLAYLVSEVLGLKPDFNTVSWENIFVGLDSAKYDVGFSNITVTEERKEKYDFATYREDNLGFEAKKGSGLKISGPKDVAGKTIAVGSGTNQEKLLIEWSKEDEKAGLKPVDIKYYQNDSDTYLALQSGRIDLYLGPNPTAAYHAAAGGKTEVVGTYSGAGSTLQGLIAATTKKNSGLVKPLAAALNEIIENGTYGKVLERWGLSDEAVTKSEINPPGLPRTNQ encoded by the coding sequence GTGTCCATCAACCTCGCCCGCCGATCCACCGCAGCCGCTCTGGGACTCGCCTCCGCCCTGGTCCTCGCCGCCTGCGCCAACCCCTCGGACGGCGGTACCACCGAGGTCGCGGCCACGAAGGGCGCCGGCAGCGGTACGAAGATCAACCTGAGTCCCGACCAGAACCGTGTCACCACCGGCAAGGTCGACTCCATAGCCGCCGAACTCCCGGCGAAGATCCGTGAGAGAGGCACGCTGGAGATCGTCGCCTCCTCCGGCAGCGCCGCCCCGCTGGGCTTCTACGCCACCGACAACAAGACCAGGATCGGCGTCGAGTCCGACCTCGCGTACCTCGTCTCCGAAGTGCTCGGCCTCAAGCCGGACTTCAACACCGTGTCCTGGGAGAACATCTTCGTCGGCCTCGACAGCGCCAAGTACGACGTCGGCTTCAGCAACATCACGGTCACCGAGGAGCGCAAGGAGAAGTACGACTTCGCCACCTACCGCGAGGACAACCTGGGCTTCGAGGCGAAGAAGGGCAGCGGTCTGAAGATCAGCGGGCCCAAGGACGTGGCGGGGAAGACCATCGCCGTGGGCAGTGGCACCAACCAGGAGAAGCTGCTCATCGAGTGGAGCAAGGAGGACGAGAAGGCCGGCCTGAAGCCGGTGGACATCAAGTACTACCAGAACGACAGCGACACCTATCTCGCCCTCCAGTCCGGCCGTATCGACCTCTACCTCGGCCCCAACCCGACCGCGGCCTATCACGCGGCCGCCGGCGGCAAGACGGAGGTCGTCGGCACCTACTCCGGCGCCGGATCCACCCTCCAGGGCCTCATCGCGGCCACCACCAAGAAGAACAGCGGCCTGGTGAAGCCGCTCGCCGCCGCGCTCAACGAGATCATCGAGAACGGCACGTACGGCAAGGTGCTGGAGCGCTGGGGCCTGTCCGACGAGGCCGTGACCAAGTCGGAGATCAACCCGCCCGGGCTGCCCAGGACCAACCAGTAG
- a CDS encoding response regulator transcription factor gives MGINLFIISDSPVVLAGLEAIIDQDEKFSLVGRAVGNSDGIRCLEKAELQPDVVILGEPSSKRTICESVQQIVSKYRREKSRPKIIVVSQQDDDDVIVAALRVGVNGYIARIRSSEELVHSLQIVAEGGAAFSPTIASRLSGYFSMMQSLPELTGFSDLTSRELEILELLANGLGNQQIARRLYLAEKTVRNYVSRIFAKLEVHDRATAVVLARDAGLGGHTGVLAPAP, from the coding sequence ATGGGAATCAACCTGTTCATCATCAGCGACAGCCCGGTTGTCCTCGCCGGTCTGGAAGCGATCATCGATCAGGATGAGAAATTCAGTCTCGTCGGACGCGCAGTGGGAAACTCCGACGGCATACGATGTCTCGAAAAGGCCGAGTTACAGCCGGACGTCGTCATACTTGGCGAGCCGTCCTCGAAGAGAACAATCTGCGAGAGCGTACAACAAATTGTCTCGAAATATCGCCGCGAGAAGTCACGGCCCAAGATAATCGTGGTGTCGCAACAGGACGACGACGATGTGATCGTCGCCGCCCTGCGGGTCGGCGTCAACGGCTATATCGCGCGAATCAGATCCTCCGAGGAACTGGTTCACTCGCTTCAGATAGTGGCCGAGGGAGGCGCCGCCTTCAGTCCGACCATAGCCTCACGGCTCAGCGGATACTTCTCCATGATGCAGAGCCTGCCAGAGCTGACTGGATTTTCCGATCTGACGAGTCGGGAACTGGAGATCCTGGAACTGCTCGCCAACGGACTGGGAAACCAGCAGATCGCCCGGCGGCTCTACCTGGCCGAAAAGACGGTGCGCAACTACGTCTCGCGGATCTTCGCGAAACTGGAGGTGCACGACCGGGCCACGGCCGTGGTGCTGGCACGCGACGCCGGCCTGGGCGGGCACACAGGGGTACTGGCCCCCGCGCCCTGA
- a CDS encoding sensor histidine kinase, which produces MGDVPRRRLVMLDVLAALVFALLPQVAVLRPDLGGEVSDGTVWLLSLSTALPLVARRLWPVPVFGSVLAAACVALAVGVGPIPFLATAYALYTVATTRRRRPGRSAVFIACLCAAGAVLLTATGGQSYQGGTRAVQVLFGLLVLGVTWAAGSAVRERRESTRRAIEHAAEQAKVEERLRIARDIHDVVTHSVGLIAIKAGVANHVVATHPEEAREALKVIEDISRRALRDMRATLNVLRREQDGGARNLRPVLGLSDLPTLVRTAEAAGVRVDLRSLGAEEPPDGVALSAYRIVQEALTNVAKHAAPTGCRVHLTAEQGTLTIDVTDDGPGPGHRPTVPGGGMGLVGMKERITAHGGTLSTGPRPGGGFQVLATLPY; this is translated from the coding sequence ATGGGTGATGTCCCTCGACGGCGCTTGGTCATGCTCGATGTGCTGGCCGCACTCGTGTTCGCGCTGCTCCCGCAGGTGGCCGTGCTGCGGCCGGACCTCGGCGGCGAGGTGAGCGACGGCACCGTGTGGCTGCTGTCGCTGAGCACCGCGCTTCCGCTGGTCGCCCGGCGGCTGTGGCCCGTGCCGGTCTTCGGGTCCGTCCTGGCCGCAGCCTGCGTGGCGCTGGCCGTGGGCGTCGGACCGATCCCGTTCCTGGCCACCGCGTACGCCCTGTACACGGTGGCCACGACGAGAAGGCGACGACCGGGCCGGTCCGCGGTGTTCATCGCCTGCCTGTGCGCGGCGGGCGCGGTCCTGCTCACGGCGACGGGCGGGCAGAGCTACCAGGGCGGGACCAGGGCCGTACAGGTCCTGTTCGGGCTGCTCGTCCTCGGCGTCACCTGGGCGGCGGGGTCGGCCGTCAGGGAACGACGGGAGAGCACCAGACGCGCCATCGAGCACGCGGCCGAGCAGGCGAAGGTCGAGGAACGCCTCCGTATCGCCCGTGACATCCACGACGTCGTCACGCACAGCGTGGGCCTGATCGCGATCAAGGCAGGTGTCGCCAACCACGTGGTCGCCACTCACCCGGAGGAGGCACGAGAGGCACTCAAGGTGATCGAGGACATCAGCCGCAGGGCGTTGCGCGACATGAGGGCCACCCTCAACGTGCTGCGCCGGGAGCAGGACGGCGGCGCCCGGAACCTCCGGCCGGTGCTCGGGCTGTCCGACCTGCCCACTCTCGTCCGGACGGCCGAGGCGGCCGGCGTACGCGTCGACCTGCGGTCCCTGGGCGCGGAGGAACCCCCGGACGGGGTCGCGCTGTCCGCGTACCGGATAGTCCAGGAGGCGCTGACCAACGTGGCCAAGCACGCCGCGCCGACCGGCTGCCGGGTGCACCTCACCGCGGAGCAGGGCACATTGACGATCGACGTCACCGACGACGGTCCCGGGCCGGGGCACCGGCCGACCGTGCCCGGCGGCGGAATGGGCCTCGTCGGGATGAAGGAACGGATCACCGCGCACGGCGGCACCCTCAGTACCGGACCGCGGCCGGGCGGCGGATTCCAGGTCCTGGCGACGCTGCCGTACTGA
- a CDS encoding ABC transporter ATP-binding protein, protein MIDVQNLTKRYGQHTVVDGLTFTVRPGTVTGFLGPNGAGKSTTMRMMLGLTRPDTGSATIDGRDYHELRYPARHVGALLETSAPHRGMTATDHLKWVAQSNRIPRQRVGEVLETVGLTGAAGRRIGTFSLGMGQRLGLAAALLGDPPVLVLDEPVNGLDAEGIRWLRELLRSMAGEGRTVLVSSHLMTEMSMVADQLVVINRGQLLAETSMSDFIRRHGRTYVRVRTEEPLRLNRELEQKGVSLRLLPDGSLEVDGMPAAEISRLASVSGLPLEELSTHTASLEDTFLKLTGNGGSNTHV, encoded by the coding sequence GTGATCGACGTCCAGAACTTGACCAAGCGGTACGGGCAGCACACCGTCGTGGACGGCCTCACCTTCACGGTGCGGCCGGGAACCGTCACGGGGTTCCTCGGTCCCAACGGAGCCGGGAAGTCCACGACGATGCGGATGATGCTCGGCCTCACCCGCCCGGACACCGGATCCGCGACGATCGACGGCCGCGACTACCACGAACTGAGGTACCCCGCCCGGCATGTCGGCGCCCTGCTGGAGACGTCCGCGCCGCACCGCGGCATGACCGCCACCGACCATCTGAAGTGGGTCGCGCAGAGCAACCGGATCCCCCGGCAACGGGTCGGCGAGGTCCTGGAGACCGTCGGCCTCACCGGGGCGGCCGGGCGGCGGATCGGAACGTTCTCCCTCGGTATGGGCCAACGGCTCGGCCTGGCCGCCGCCCTGCTCGGCGACCCACCCGTCCTGGTGCTCGACGAGCCGGTCAACGGCCTTGACGCGGAGGGCATCCGGTGGCTGCGCGAACTGCTGCGCTCGATGGCCGGCGAAGGCCGGACCGTACTCGTCTCCAGCCATCTGATGACCGAGATGTCCATGGTCGCGGACCAGCTGGTCGTCATCAACCGAGGCCAACTCCTCGCGGAGACCAGCATGTCGGACTTCATCCGGCGCCACGGACGGACCTACGTACGGGTGCGGACGGAGGAACCCCTGCGGCTCAACAGGGAACTGGAACAGAAGGGAGTCTCGCTGCGGCTCCTGCCGGACGGCAGCCTGGAGGTCGACGGCATGCCGGCGGCGGAGATCAGCCGGCTGGCCTCGGTGAGCGGGCTCCCGCTGGAGGAGCTGAGCACCCACACGGCATCCCTTGAGGACACCTTCCTCAAGCTCACCGGCAACGGAGGAAGCAACACCCATGTCTGA
- a CDS encoding ABC transporter permease, giving the protein MSETVAAIRAEFTKLRGIRSTFVALLLFVPVSVLIAALGGWSAKGAIESDSPALRSDFTAEQAGLDGILYGQLALIVFGVLIVSSEYASGMMRVSLLAVPRRGRLYTAKMTVTALAAAAIAVPVIVVSYLVTQIALGSHGASIDASGVPRALAGAVVYLMLMSLFAAGVAAMARSAVLPLAVLLPMVLAGTQILSVIGATKEVARYFPDQAGMRMLTVDSPHDAYGGFAVLLVWTVAALAAGYLRHRRWDA; this is encoded by the coding sequence ATGTCTGAGACGGTCGCGGCCATCCGGGCTGAGTTCACCAAGCTGCGAGGCATCCGCAGTACGTTCGTCGCGCTGCTGCTGTTCGTCCCTGTCAGCGTCCTCATCGCCGCTCTGGGCGGCTGGTCCGCGAAGGGCGCGATCGAATCCGACAGCCCCGCGCTCCGCTCCGACTTCACCGCCGAGCAGGCCGGCCTGGACGGCATCCTCTACGGCCAGCTCGCCCTGATCGTGTTCGGAGTCCTCATCGTCTCCAGCGAGTACGCGTCGGGCATGATGCGCGTCTCGCTGCTCGCCGTGCCGCGGCGAGGACGGCTCTACACGGCGAAGATGACCGTCACCGCCCTCGCCGCCGCGGCGATCGCGGTCCCCGTCATCGTCGTCAGCTACCTGGTCACCCAGATCGCCCTGGGATCCCACGGCGCCTCGATCGACGCGAGCGGCGTCCCCCGCGCCCTGGCCGGCGCGGTGGTCTACCTGATGCTGATGAGCCTGTTCGCGGCAGGCGTGGCCGCGATGGCCCGAAGCGCCGTCCTGCCCCTGGCCGTGCTGCTCCCGATGGTGCTCGCCGGGACCCAGATCCTCTCCGTCATCGGCGCGACCAAGGAAGTGGCGCGGTACTTCCCCGACCAGGCCGGCATGCGGATGCTCACCGTCGACTCCCCGCACGACGCGTACGGCGGATTCGCGGTGCTGCTCGTGTGGACCGTGGCGGCGCTCGCCGCCGGCTACCTCCGGCACCGCCGCTGGGACGCCTGA
- a CDS encoding aborycin family tricyclic lasso peptide has translation MSAIYEPPALQEIGDFDELTKCLGVGSCDDFAGCGYAIVCFW, from the coding sequence ATGTCCGCGATCTACGAGCCCCCCGCCCTCCAGGAGATCGGCGACTTCGACGAGCTCACGAAGTGTCTCGGCGTCGGAAGCTGCGACGACTTCGCCGGCTGTGGTTACGCCATCGTCTGCTTCTGGTGA